A part of Campylobacter ureolyticus ACS-301-V-Sch3b genomic DNA contains:
- a CDS encoding glycosyltransferase family 4 protein produces MINILELESSLGFGGQEHRTQRVINGLDKKKFKVFYGLNKGSKSLLKDIDCEFVEFNLKKVYNLFEIIKICKFVKKNKIDIISTHSGKDGIIGAIVGKICKIKVVRTRHLQLPITSPFTYNLNTKVVGVCQAVCDDLIKRGVKKELVTRIYTGIDTNKYTPNFSINLKKEFSLSDDTVCIVIVAVLRAAKNHKLLIEAFNELNIENSALFIVGDGPQKENLQNLTKDKKNIFMLGNRNDVNEFLGSMDILVLPSNMEAIGGVVLEASSCEVATIASNVGGLGESVFDKKSGLLFENGNKEELKKALKELILNKDLRDRFAKFGREYVIKNFSIEKMIKDTEKLYESL; encoded by the coding sequence ATGATAAATATTTTAGAACTTGAAAGCTCCCTTGGTTTTGGTGGGCAAGAACACAGAACCCAAAGAGTTATAAACGGACTTGATAAAAAAAAATTTAAAGTATTTTATGGGCTTAATAAAGGTTCAAAAAGTCTTTTAAAAGATATTGATTGTGAGTTTGTCGAGTTTAATTTAAAAAAAGTTTATAATCTTTTTGAGATTATAAAAATATGCAAATTTGTTAAAAAAAATAAAATTGATATCATATCAACTCATTCAGGAAAAGATGGGATAATTGGGGCTATTGTTGGAAAGATATGTAAGATTAAAGTTGTAAGAACTAGGCATCTACAACTTCCTATAACTTCACCTTTTACATATAATTTAAATACAAAAGTTGTAGGTGTTTGCCAAGCAGTTTGTGATGACTTGATAAAAAGAGGCGTTAAAAAAGAGTTAGTTACAAGAATATATACAGGCATTGATACAAATAAATATACGCCTAATTTTAGTATAAATTTAAAAAAAGAGTTTAGTTTAAGTGATGATACTGTTTGCATAGTCATAGTTGCTGTTCTTAGAGCTGCTAAAAACCATAAGCTTTTAATAGAGGCCTTTAATGAGTTAAATATAGAAAATAGTGCTTTATTTATAGTTGGAGATGGGCCACAAAAAGAAAATTTACAAAATTTGACAAAGGATAAAAAAAATATTTTTATGCTTGGCAATAGAAATGATGTAAATGAATTTTTAGGTTCAATGGATATATTAGTTCTTCCATCAAATATGGAAGCAATTGGCGGAGTTGTTCTTGAGGCATCAAGTTGCGAAGTTGCTACTATTGCAAGTAATGTTGGTGGACTTGGTGAGTCTGTTTTCGATAAAAAAAGTGGATTACTTTTTGAAAATGGAAATAAAGAAGAGTTGAAAAAAGCTCTTAAAGAGTTGATTTTAAATAAAGACTTAAGAGATAGATTTGCAAAATTTGGAAGAGAATATGTGATTAAAAACTTTAGTATTGAGAAGATGATTAAAGATACGGAAAAATTATATGAGTCTTTATGA
- the rfaD gene encoding ADP-glyceromanno-heptose 6-epimerase — MKNKKIVITGGAGFIGSNLATYFENLDADVLVVDIFRTGERFDNGNLKSFGHYKNLLKFGGMVLEGDINDEKTLKSIAKFKPDAIFHEAAISDTTVNDQSMMIKTNLNAFAKLLEICKKIDAKMIYASSAATYGNAKSPQKIWHSEEPRNVYGFSKLMMDKLALKYHEKIHCIGLRYFNVYGENEFFKDKTASMVLQFGLQILNGQNPRLFEDSDKIKRDFVYIKDIVAINHLAFLSDKSGVYNAATGVARSFQEIVDILQSELNTNLKCEYIKNPFIKQYQFHTQADISLSRQNLSYEPKFSLEDGIKSYIPEIKKIYESIKNEA; from the coding sequence ATGAAAAATAAAAAGATAGTTATAACTGGCGGAGCTGGTTTTATAGGTTCAAATTTGGCAACTTATTTTGAAAATTTAGACGCTGATGTTTTAGTTGTGGATATTTTTAGAACTGGTGAGAGATTTGATAATGGCAACTTAAAGAGTTTTGGTCACTATAAAAACTTACTTAAATTTGGTGGCATGGTTTTAGAGGGCGATATAAATGATGAAAAAACTCTTAAAAGTATTGCCAAATTTAAACCTGATGCAATTTTTCATGAAGCTGCCATCTCTGATACTACGGTAAATGATCAAAGCATGATGATAAAAACAAATTTAAATGCCTTTGCAAAGCTTCTTGAAATTTGTAAAAAAATCGATGCAAAGATGATTTATGCAAGTTCAGCGGCAACTTATGGAAACGCCAAAAGTCCGCAAAAAATTTGGCATAGTGAAGAGCCTAGAAATGTCTATGGTTTTTCAAAACTCATGATGGATAAACTAGCTTTAAAATATCACGAAAAAATTCATTGTATTGGGCTTAGATATTTCAATGTTTATGGTGAAAATGAGTTTTTCAAAGATAAAACTGCCTCTATGGTTTTGCAGTTTGGACTTCAAATTTTAAATGGGCAAAATCCAAGGCTTTTTGAAGATAGTGATAAAATAAAAAGAGATTTTGTCTATATAAAAGATATTGTTGCGATTAACCACTTAGCATTTTTATCTGATAAAAGTGGAGTTTATAATGCTGCTACTGGAGTTGCAAGAAGCTTTCAAGAAATTGTTGATATCTTACAAAGCGAGCTTAATACAAATTTAAAATGTGAATATATCAAAAATCCATTTATCAAACAATATCAATTCCACACACAAGCTGATATTTCCCTAAGTAGACAAAATCTCTCTTATGAGCCTAAATTTAGCCTTGAAGATGGAATTAAAAGCTATATCCCTGAGATTAAAAAAATATATGAAAGTATAAAAAATGAAGCCTAA
- a CDS encoding glycosyltransferase family 9 protein — protein sequence MSLYEILVNFLIKNKKTIKTDLVKDNFKTVCFFSNTAIGDTLFNTPVFRAFKENFPNVKTIALLNQNNSDLFKDDKNLDEIITYNGKWKYFFKTAKILKSKKIDIVFILHSNEPQATPLTVLSGAKYIFKLHNDKNEFNKFHSNLPKKLEVKDYVVKYRLKYLEFVGIKNQNTRMQLFLDKKDYESVDEILKKDDKTKYIGFQMGASTVSRQWFLERWVELAKLILQNDNYKIILTGSNKDKILTNAFMQKIKDKNRVLNLAGVFSIRQAAALIDRLDILVTPDTGPLHIAAALKTPTIALFAVADPKASNPDFDKEIHKFVKKDRTCNPCLGKRCKYQKCMLQISAKEIYVVLKDLV from the coding sequence ATGAGTCTTTATGAAATTTTAGTTAATTTTTTGATAAAAAATAAAAAAACTATAAAAACAGATTTAGTAAAAGATAATTTTAAAACTGTTTGTTTTTTTAGCAATACTGCAATCGGTGATACTCTTTTTAATACTCCCGTTTTTCGTGCTTTTAAAGAAAATTTTCCAAATGTTAAAACAATAGCTTTACTAAATCAAAACAATTCTGATCTTTTTAAAGATGATAAAAACTTAGATGAAATTATAACTTATAACGGCAAGTGGAAATATTTTTTCAAAACAGCTAAAATTTTAAAATCAAAAAAAATAGATATAGTTTTTATACTTCACTCAAATGAGCCACAAGCTACACCACTAACAGTATTAAGTGGTGCTAAATATATATTTAAACTTCACAATGATAAAAATGAGTTTAATAAATTTCATTCTAATTTGCCAAAAAAATTAGAAGTGAAAGACTATGTTGTTAAATATAGACTTAAATATTTAGAGTTTGTTGGTATCAAAAATCAAAACACTAGAATGCAGCTTTTTTTAGATAAAAAAGACTATGAGAGTGTTGATGAAATTTTAAAAAAAGATGATAAAACAAAATATATTGGCTTTCAAATGGGAGCTAGCACAGTTTCAAGGCAGTGGTTTTTAGAGCGCTGGGTTGAATTGGCTAAATTAATTTTACAAAATGATAACTATAAAATAATTCTTACAGGAAGCAATAAAGATAAAATTTTAACCAACGCTTTTATGCAAAAAATAAAAGATAAAAATAGAGTTTTAAATTTAGCAGGCGTTTTTAGTATAAGACAAGCTGCGGCTTTAATTGATAGGCTTGATATTTTAGTAACTCCTGATACTGGACCACTCCACATAGCAGCTGCTTTAAAAACTCCAACTATTGCTTTATTTGCGGTCGCTGATCCTAAAGCATCAAATCCTGATTTTGATAAAGAGATACATAAATTTGTAAAAAAAGATCGAACTTGTAATCCTTGCTTGGGAAAAAGATGCAAATATCAAAAGTGCATGCTTCAAATTTCAGCAAAAGAGATATATGTAGTATTAAAGGATTTGGTATAA
- a CDS encoding O-antigen ligase family protein, with protein MAKAMKGEYVQYLKLFFFSVYIFVLPIAHTAAIQSFSSVLFLLLLAITDFKKVDFKNLLKIKWLLVILFAFIVLAYLSLFYSIDIKLSLKEVNKELVRNVLVMIVVFLFFSTYSIDKITPYIYSIIAILFIHTIINLYTWYLADFSFNVRTGGLLDGYINKGGGERFAIWTSFAISASIAIFLYKNKFIGAIFFILSLLSMFSTQTRAGYLAAICMIVLIAFTTIKSRLIKVLTILFFIIFIIGVYLNSHNFSYRYNLKASNDYIALMKKAPNEMGEEYKKLNLDYSISSRISMWKAAIIHSLDHPFEPTGYGRFLYGKNIVKLNSKENQPFAVYSQVHNEFIGMLFSLGIFGLILFLSFWIYFLKKSYSLIKNSINNATSMFGFMMFFGGIGFIVNLCFGSFFGDTEAKFFYMMFGIILAISIKNCIKNF; from the coding sequence TTGGCTAAGGCGATGAAAGGTGAATATGTTCAATATTTAAAATTATTTTTTTTTAGCGTTTATATTTTTGTTTTGCCTATAGCTCACACAGCTGCAATTCAAAGCTTTTCTTCGGTTTTATTTTTGCTATTATTGGCTATTACGGATTTTAAAAAGGTTGATTTTAAAAATCTTTTAAAAATTAAGTGGCTTTTAGTTATATTGTTTGCATTTATTGTTTTAGCTTATTTATCGTTGTTCTATTCGATTGATATAAAATTAAGCTTAAAAGAGGTAAATAAAGAACTTGTAAGAAATGTCCTTGTTATGATTGTAGTGTTTTTATTTTTTAGCACCTATTCTATAGATAAAATTACGCCTTATATTTATTCTATCATAGCAATTTTATTTATTCACACTATTATAAATTTATATACTTGGTATTTAGCCGATTTTAGTTTTAATGTTAGAACAGGTGGGTTGTTAGATGGCTATATAAATAAAGGCGGTGGTGAGAGATTTGCTATTTGGACTAGCTTTGCAATATCTGCTTCTATAGCAATTTTTTTATATAAAAATAAATTTATAGGAGCTATATTTTTTATTTTATCCTTGCTTAGTATGTTCTCCACTCAAACTAGGGCTGGATATTTAGCAGCAATTTGTATGATAGTTTTGATTGCTTTTACAACTATAAAATCTCGCCTAATAAAGGTTTTAACTATTTTATTTTTTATAATTTTTATAATTGGAGTATATTTAAACTCACATAACTTTAGTTATAGATATAATCTTAAGGCATCAAATGACTATATAGCCTTAATGAAAAAAGCACCAAATGAAATGGGTGAAGAATATAAAAAATTAAATCTAGATTATTCTATCTCATCTCGTATTTCTATGTGGAAAGCTGCTATTATACATAGCTTAGATCATCCTTTTGAGCCAACTGGCTACGGTAGATTTTTATATGGTAAAAATATTGTAAAACTAAACTCAAAAGAAAATCAACCTTTTGCAGTATATTCACAAGTGCATAATGAATTTATTGGAATGCTGTTTTCTTTAGGAATTTTTGGATTAATACTGTTTTTATCTTTTTGGATTTATTTTTTAAAAAAAAGTTATAGTCTTATAAAAAACAGTATTAACAATGCTACTTCAATGTTTGGCTTTATGATGTTTTTTGGCGGTATTGGATTTATTGTAAATTTGTGTTTTGGAAGTTTTTTTGGAGATACAGAAGCAAAATTTTTTTATATGATGTTTGGAATAATTTTAGCAATTTCAATTAAAAATTGTATAAAAAATTTTTAA
- a CDS encoding glycosyltransferase family 9 protein, translating into MKILLIRNDNIGDLVCTTPAIEAIRKKYPNSKIDIVVNSLNSFVVKNNPFLDRIYIYTKTKHKDKFLDKIIAFFKKGEMLYEIRKEKYDICIIFRSSYSKYAGLFAKISKAKRVIGVDENKETNFITDKIPYTNINEAKICFEILKPLEIYYGGEKTFLNFSIKNEKYKYFIFFHVSSRVKKNKISKDKICEILKFLKTKYNNIIITAEDDNFANDISKKASVKYLKTNSLNELISYLQFAKFLITLDGGIAHIAPAIGVNTLIIFGKTDMNRWKPIYTNAKCIALQDETKLAENVDNKLIFDTILKEFL; encoded by the coding sequence TTGAAAATTTTACTAATAAGAAACGACAATATTGGTGATTTAGTATGTACCACGCCAGCGATTGAAGCTATAAGAAAAAAGTATCCAAATTCTAAAATCGATATAGTGGTAAATAGCTTAAACTCTTTTGTTGTTAAAAATAATCCTTTTTTAGACAGAATTTATATTTATACCAAAACAAAGCATAAAGATAAATTTTTAGATAAGATAATAGCTTTTTTTAAAAAAGGAGAAATGTTATATGAAATAAGAAAAGAAAAATATGATATTTGTATTATTTTTAGAAGCTCATATTCAAAATATGCCGGACTTTTTGCAAAAATTTCAAAAGCTAAAAGAGTAATTGGGGTTGATGAAAACAAAGAAACAAATTTTATAACTGATAAAATTCCTTATACTAATATAAATGAAGCAAAAATTTGTTTTGAAATTTTAAAGCCTTTAGAAATTTACTATGGCGGAGAAAAAACTTTTTTAAATTTTAGTATAAAAAATGAAAAATATAAATATTTTATTTTTTTTCATGTTTCATCTAGAGTCAAAAAAAATAAAATAAGTAAAGATAAAATTTGTGAAATTTTAAAATTTCTAAAAACAAAATATAATAATATTATAATAACAGCAGAAGATGATAATTTTGCTAATGATATATCAAAAAAAGCTAGTGTAAAATATCTAAAAACAAATAGTTTAAATGAATTAATTTCTTATTTGCAATTCGCTAAGTTTTTAATTACGCTAGATGGTGGCATTGCACATATAGCTCCAGCAATTGGCGTAAATACATTGATAATTTTTGGAAAAACAGATATGAATCGTTGGAAGCCGATATATACAAATGCAAAATGTATAGCTTTGCAAGATGAAACAAAGCTAGCTGAAAATGTAGATAATAAGTTAATCTTTGATACGATTTTGAAGGAATTTTTATGA
- a CDS encoding glycosyltransferase family 4 protein, with protein MKKIIFLRTNPNAIGGAENYLKRLANALKNSDINSEIRSFKGNQKISSWKKALKFNNQVCEEKKDDEFYFSLERVECADIYRAGDGVHKAYRKLKKFWWFNPLNFVYPYLEKKCFENSKKIITNSNLIKEQIISTYNIDKNKIITIYNGVNLPEIVNKSNKKIQICKEFSLDEKKPLFLFVGSGFKRKGVREFLEILSKFPNNYNAIIIGNDKNIKKYKKIALKLRINAIFLGSRKDVSRFYEASDFFIFPTHYEPFSNVILEALSYGCVCFTTKQNGASEILDDQFVMNHPTDFKILDTIKKFVDDKSIFEKQSKENIQKAKNFSIENNASLTMKVIYENIY; from the coding sequence ATGAAAAAAATAATATTCTTACGGACCAATCCAAATGCAATTGGCGGGGCTGAAAACTATCTAAAAAGACTAGCAAATGCTCTAAAAAATAGTGATATAAATAGCGAAATTCGTTCATTTAAAGGAAATCAAAAAATTAGCTCATGGAAAAAAGCTTTAAAATTTAACAACCAAGTTTGCGAAGAAAAAAAAGATGATGAGTTTTATTTTAGTCTTGAAAGAGTTGAATGCGCAGACATTTACAGAGCCGGAGATGGAGTTCATAAAGCATATAGAAAATTAAAAAAATTTTGGTGGTTTAATCCATTAAATTTTGTTTATCCATATCTTGAAAAAAAATGCTTTGAAAATTCAAAAAAAATCATTACAAATTCAAATTTGATAAAAGAACAAATTATCTCAACATATAACATAGACAAAAATAAAATTATAACAATCTATAATGGTGTAAATTTGCCAGAAATAGTTAATAAATCAAATAAAAAAATACAAATTTGTAAAGAATTTAGTTTAGATGAAAAAAAGCCTTTGTTTTTATTTGTTGGAAGTGGCTTTAAAAGAAAAGGGGTAAGGGAATTTCTAGAAATTTTATCAAAATTTCCAAATAATTATAATGCCATAATTATTGGAAATGATAAAAATATAAAAAAATATAAAAAAATAGCATTAAAATTAAGAATAAATGCAATATTTTTAGGATCTAGAAAAGACGTATCAAGGTTTTATGAAGCAAGTGATTTTTTTATCTTTCCAACACATTATGAACCGTTTTCAAATGTTATATTGGAAGCGTTAAGTTATGGATGTGTGTGTTTTACAACAAAGCAAAATGGTGCAAGTGAAATTCTAGATGATCAATTTGTAATGAATCATCCAACAGATTTTAAAATTTTAGACACAATTAAAAAATTTGTTGATGATAAATCTATATTTGAAAAACAGAGTAAAGAAAATATACAAAAAGCTAAAAATTTTAGCATAGAAAATAATGCAAGCTTAACCATGAAGGTAATTTATGAAAATATTTATTGA
- the rfaE1 gene encoding D-glycero-beta-D-manno-heptose-7-phosphate kinase: MKPKILVIGDLMIDHYLWGECDRISPEAPVAVVDIRSENKRLGGAGNVMANLKALDCDVGVMSVVGDDESGKDIVLMLENMGVKIEKILKEKDRKSAHKTRIMVVHQQVIRFDKESKDDILESSKDELLNSLKNIIKNYDAVLLSDYAKGVLRDDFCKQIIKIANENSKFILIDPKGSDYSKYKNATLLTPNLKEAMQALKMKIDDEPSLKLALKRLKDELNLTYSIITLSERGIALYNNDEVKIIPAIAKEVFDVTGAGDTVLATLGYALSNKMDIVSALSLANKAAAVVVGKVGSATASLDEIEKYSKSSSSTNLEEKIKSLDEICQILKNSDKKIVFTNGCFDILHAGHIKYLNKAKKLGDILIIGLNSDSSVKRLKGKTRPINSQNSRALLLSALEFVDFVVIFDEDTPLNLIEKIRPDILVKGADYAGKEVIGSNIAKEVVLVDFEDGFSTTNIINKIKG, translated from the coding sequence ATGAAGCCTAAGATTTTAGTTATTGGCGATTTGATGATAGATCACTATCTGTGGGGCGAGTGCGATAGAATTTCCCCTGAAGCGCCTGTTGCGGTTGTTGATATTAGGAGCGAAAACAAGCGTCTAGGCGGAGCCGGAAATGTAATGGCAAATTTAAAAGCTCTTGATTGTGATGTTGGTGTGATGAGTGTTGTTGGCGATGATGAGTCTGGCAAAGATATAGTTTTAATGCTTGAGAATATGGGTGTAAAGATTGAGAAAATATTAAAAGAAAAAGATAGAAAAAGTGCTCATAAAACTCGTATTATGGTAGTTCATCAGCAAGTTATAAGGTTTGATAAGGAAAGCAAAGATGATATTTTGGAAAGTTCCAAAGATGAGCTTTTAAACTCTTTGAAAAATATCATCAAAAACTACGACGCTGTTTTGTTGAGTGACTATGCAAAAGGCGTTTTAAGAGATGATTTTTGTAAGCAAATCATAAAAATAGCAAATGAAAACTCTAAATTTATCTTGATAGATCCAAAAGGAAGTGACTACTCCAAATACAAAAATGCAACACTTCTAACACCAAATTTAAAAGAGGCAATGCAAGCTTTAAAGATGAAAATCGATGATGAACCTTCACTAAAATTAGCCCTAAAAAGACTTAAAGATGAGCTAAACTTAACATATTCCATCATAACTCTTTCTGAAAGAGGTATTGCACTATACAACAACGATGAAGTAAAAATCATACCGGCAATTGCAAAAGAGGTTTTTGACGTAACTGGTGCTGGAGATACGGTGCTTGCGACTTTAGGATATGCTTTGTCAAATAAAATGGATATAGTTTCTGCTCTTAGTCTTGCAAACAAGGCAGCTGCTGTCGTGGTTGGAAAAGTAGGAAGTGCGACTGCTAGTTTAGATGAAATAGAAAAATACTCCAAATCATCATCAAGCACAAACTTGGAAGAAAAAATAAAGAGCCTAGATGAAATTTGCCAAATTCTAAAAAATAGTGATAAAAAGATAGTTTTTACAAATGGTTGCTTTGATATTTTGCACGCTGGTCACATTAAGTATCTAAATAAGGCAAAAAAACTTGGAGATATTTTGATAATTGGACTAAATTCTGATAGCTCTGTTAAAAGGCTAAAAGGAAAAACTCGCCCTATAAACTCACAAAACTCAAGAGCCCTACTTTTGAGTGCTTTGGAATTTGTGGATTTTGTGGTGATTTTTGATGAAGATACACCTTTAAATTTGATTGAAAAAATTCGCCCTGATATTTTGGTAAAAGGGGCTGATTACGCTGGCAAAGAAGTTATTGGAAGCAACATTGCAAAAGAGGTTGTTTTGGTTGATTTTGAAGATGGTTTTAGCACGACAAATATCATAAATAAAATAAAAGGATAA
- a CDS encoding glycosyltransferase family 4 protein — protein sequence MQISKVHASNFSKRDICSIKGFGIKKILFIDTGIEYGGGTKSLLYLIEALKKAGIYDVFVYFENNYMVKDKKILDIMKEKEIKIIKFNKPKFKISKFKREIFRIFCKKLIKKKRYEYDLRFAKKMLLENNKFDFIHLNNHFSANLSYISAANDLGIKVIQHLRKNSPLDKFDTNILNKNIFKAISVSKSTFEFYNKYLKFDNCVIYNPVFKKQNYKKIDKFEEISIIMPANFLKLKGHDLVFDAMLNLNRDDLRLYIAGSGSFEKKTKDKLDILIKNGLVVNLGFVKNMDEIYPKFDYILGFSENEGLPRVVIEALSYGLGVIFSNINVINEIYNISSKKDDFYIVNRTAKDLHDLLLKIEKPKNKEIDFNIINTFSFENFSKSILNFYSNYR from the coding sequence ATGCAAATATCAAAAGTGCATGCTTCAAATTTCAGCAAAAGAGATATATGTAGTATTAAAGGATTTGGTATAAAAAAAATTTTATTTATCGATACCGGCATAGAGTATGGTGGAGGAACAAAAAGTCTTTTATATTTAATAGAGGCATTAAAAAAAGCTGGTATTTATGATGTATTTGTATATTTTGAAAACAATTATATGGTAAAAGATAAAAAAATACTTGATATCATGAAAGAAAAAGAGATAAAAATTATAAAATTTAATAAGCCAAAATTTAAAATATCAAAATTTAAAAGAGAAATTTTTAGAATATTTTGTAAAAAATTAATTAAGAAAAAAAGATACGAGTATGATTTAAGATTTGCTAAAAAAATGCTTTTGGAAAATAATAAGTTTGATTTCATTCATCTAAACAATCATTTTTCTGCAAACCTTTCATATATAAGTGCAGCTAATGATTTGGGAATAAAAGTTATCCAACATTTAAGAAAAAATTCACCATTGGATAAATTTGATACTAATATATTAAATAAAAATATCTTTAAAGCTATTTCAGTTTCAAAATCTACTTTTGAATTTTATAATAAGTATTTAAAATTTGATAATTGTGTTATATATAATCCAGTTTTTAAAAAACAAAACTATAAAAAAATAGATAAATTTGAAGAAATTTCTATCATAATGCCAGCAAATTTTTTAAAGCTAAAAGGACATGATTTGGTTTTTGATGCAATGTTAAATTTAAATAGAGATGATTTAAGATTATATATTGCTGGAAGTGGTAGCTTTGAAAAAAAGACAAAAGACAAATTAGATATTTTAATAAAGAATGGTCTTGTTGTAAATTTAGGTTTTGTAAAAAATATGGATGAAATTTATCCAAAATTTGACTATATACTTGGTTTTTCGGAAAATGAAGGGCTTCCAAGAGTTGTAATTGAAGCTTTAAGTTATGGTTTGGGCGTTATATTTTCTAATATAAATGTTATAAATGAAATTTACAATATCTCTTCAAAAAAAGATGATTTTTATATTGTAAATAGAACAGCTAAGGATTTGCATGACCTTCTTTTAAAAATAGAAAAACCAAAAAATAAAGAAATTGATTTTAATATAATAAATACTTTTAGTTTTGAAAATTTTTCAAAGTCTATTTTAAATTTTTATTCAAACTATAGATAA
- the gmhA gene encoding D-sedoheptulose 7-phosphate isomerase, with amino-acid sequence MKEMILREIDSHLKTASEFKNSLLDTLNRACEMVIEAIENDSKVFLCGNGGSAADAQHIAAELTGRYKSERNPLPGIALTTDTSALTAIGNDYGFDYVFARQLAGLGRKGDILIAISTSGNSKNVINALEYAKKNGIKTIGFSGKGGGKMNEYCDLNLVVPSNDTARIQEMHIFMGHTICQAIDDAMKN; translated from the coding sequence ATGAAAGAGATGATTCTAAGGGAGATTGACTCACATTTAAAAACAGCAAGTGAGTTTAAAAATAGTTTGCTAGATACATTAAATAGGGCTTGCGAAATGGTTATTGAAGCTATAGAAAACGACTCAAAGGTTTTTTTATGTGGCAATGGTGGAAGTGCAGCAGATGCCCAACATATAGCAGCTGAGCTAACAGGGCGATATAAAAGCGAAAGAAATCCCCTTCCTGGCATTGCTTTGACAACTGATACATCGGCCCTAACAGCCATTGGCAATGACTATGGATTTGACTATGTCTTTGCAAGACAGCTTGCAGGGCTTGGGCGAAAAGGCGATATTTTAATTGCGATTTCTACAAGTGGCAATAGCAAAAATGTCATAAATGCTTTGGAGTATGCAAAGAAAAATGGTATAAAAACTATTGGATTTAGTGGAAAAGGCGGTGGAAAGATGAATGAGTATTGTGATTTAAACTTAGTCGTTCCATCAAATGATACCGCAAGAATTCAAGAGATGCATATTTTTATGGGACATACTATTTGTCAAGCGATTGATGATGCTATGAAAAATTAA
- the waaF gene encoding lipopolysaccharide heptosyltransferase II: MKIFIELPTWLGDAVMSTLAIENITLNFPNAKITFFGSFASTSLFTKHPNLEKIIIDDSKKTKCRLFNLAKTFVNLPKFDIAISFRSHFATKFGFLFLKANKKIIFNKNIKATHQAKKYEKFINDFLEIKVKNDELKLYFKPNVFKKPTLGLNPGASYGSAKRWYPEYFAEVGIALKDKYDIIIFGGKNEEKICDEISNILSKNKINHKNLCAKTSIKELCQNIAGLSLFITNDSGPMHIAASYKVPTIALFGPTKFNETSPYKNQKAKILHLNLDCMPCMKRECPLKTHECMKNLTPKMVIECIDKNFNFS; encoded by the coding sequence ATGAAAATATTTATTGAGCTTCCAACCTGGCTAGGTGATGCTGTAATGAGCACTTTAGCCATAGAAAATATAACCTTAAATTTCCCAAATGCAAAAATAACTTTTTTTGGCTCTTTTGCCTCAACTTCTCTTTTTACAAAACATCCAAACTTAGAAAAAATTATAATTGATGATAGTAAAAAAACTAAATGCAGACTTTTCAACTTAGCAAAAACTTTTGTAAATTTACCAAAATTTGACATTGCAATAAGTTTTAGAAGTCATTTTGCAACAAAATTTGGCTTTTTATTTTTAAAAGCTAATAAAAAAATTATTTTTAATAAAAATATAAAAGCAACACATCAAGCTAAAAAATATGAAAAATTTATAAATGATTTTTTAGAAATAAAAGTAAAAAATGATGAATTAAAATTATATTTTAAGCCAAATGTTTTTAAAAAACCAACACTTGGACTAAATCCAGGAGCAAGTTATGGAAGTGCTAAAAGATGGTATCCAGAGTATTTTGCAGAAGTTGGGATCGCACTTAAAGATAAATATGATATTATAATTTTTGGTGGCAAAAACGAAGAAAAAATATGCGATGAAATTTCTAATATTTTATCAAAAAATAAAATTAATCATAAAAATTTATGCGCAAAGACATCTATTAAAGAATTGTGCCAAAACATAGCTGGACTTTCTTTATTTATCACAAATGACAGCGGTCCTATGCATATCGCAGCTAGCTATAAAGTTCCTACGATAGCACTTTTTGGACCAACTAAATTTAATGAAACATCTCCTTATAAAAATCAAAAGGCTAAAATACTGCATTTAAATTTAGACTGTATGCCTTGTATGAAAAGAGAATGTCCTTTAAAAACTCATGAATGCATGAAAAACCTAACTCCTAAAATGGTAATAGAATGCATAGATAAAAATTTTAATTTTTCATAG